A single region of the Pelobates fuscus isolate aPelFus1 chromosome 4, aPelFus1.pri, whole genome shotgun sequence genome encodes:
- the SLC25A40 gene encoding probable mitochondrial glutathione transporter SLC25A40: MKGKEELIPGATGITLSQQILASSTGALLTSLFVTPLDVVKIRLQAQSKPFIKGKCFVYCNGLMDHLCVCVNGNSKAWYRAPGQFRGTADAFIQIIRNEGVRSLWSGLPPTLIMAVPATAFYFTFYDQLRDILIPRLQGNTETASLLAGATARLGSVTLISPLELIRTKMQSRPLSYRELCLCIQSSVVKDGWLSLWKGWGPTVLRDVPFSALYWFNYELGKKWLCQKYNSPEPTFSIYFIAGAVSGSIASIVTLPFDVVKTRRQIEVGELEVFSTSQKRSTSTWKVMNTILAENGFSGLFAGLIPRLIKVAPACAVMISTYEFGKTFFRKLNKEKQLKKP; this comes from the exons ATGAAGGGAAAAGAAGAATTGATCCCTGGAGCTACTGGTATCACATTATCTCAACAGATTCTTGCATCATCTACAGGAGCTCTGCTGACATCTCTTTTTG TTACACCACTGGATGTTGTGAAAATTCGACTCCAGGCTCAAAGCAAGCCCTTCATTAAAG gaaaatgttttgtttattgcAATGGTTTAATGGACCATCTATGTGTGTGCGTAAATGGGAACAGCAAAGCATGGTACAGGGCACCGGGTCAATTCAGAGGAACTGCG GATGCATTTATCCaaattatcagaaatgaaggagtCAGGTCTTTATGGAGTGGTCTTCCCCCAACACT AATTATGGCAGTCCCTGCCACAGCGTTTTACTTCACGTTTTATGACCAGCTACGGGATATTCTAATTCCAAGATTGCAAGGAAATACAGAAACTGCTAGTCTTCTTGCTGGGGCAACGGCCAGAT TGGGTTCAGTGACTCTCATTAGTCCACTAGAGTTAATTCGGACAAAGATGCAGTCCCGACCGTTGTCCTACAGAGAGTTGTGTCTGTGCATCCAGAGTTCGGTTGTGAAGGATGGCTGGCTGTCCCTGTGGAAAGGATGGGGCCCTACAGTCTTGAGAGATGTCCCATTCTCTG CTCTGTACTGGTTCAACTATGAACTCGGAAAGAAATGGCTGTGCCAGAAGTACAACTCTCCCGAGCCAACGTTTTCAATCTATTTTATAGCTGGGGCTGTGTCTGGTTCA ATTGCTTCGATTGTAACATTGCCTTTTGATGTTGTAAAAACCAGAAGACAAATTGAAGTTGGTGAACTTGAAGTGTTTAGTA CTTCCCAGAAAAGATCCACATCAACATGGAAGGTGATGAATACAATACTGGCTGAGAATGGGTTCAGTGGGCTGTTTGCTG GTTTAATTCCTCGTCTAATTAAAGTAGCGCCTGCCTGTGCCGTAATGATCAGCACCTATGAATTTGGGAAAACTTTTTTCCGCAagttaaacaaagaaaaacagttgaaAAAGCCGTGA